Proteins from a genomic interval of Nitrospinota bacterium:
- a CDS encoding GAF domain-containing protein → MKKETKPTFSPSSPSSYDEALNNLLGSVVQDVKNYADRLHSQIRKLSDIGRALSSVTDINVLLEMIVDQARNFTNADAGTLYILEGNQLRFKIVQNDSLNIRMGGKNGDAIPFPPVELKESNVSAFVALNGISVNIPDVYDTTLFDFTDPKNFDRATGYRTQSMLVVLLKNHDDDIIGVLQLLNARHADTSQVVPFSADCENLTEGLASQAAISISKINLINNMENLFEAFVKVMATAIDEKSPNTGGHIRRVAHLTLTMAEVIHRKNEGCFKDVFFDSESMRELRIAAWMHDIGKVTTPVEIMEKSTKLQTIFDRIHLIDLRMLFLLERAQREGLEKKIKWIQKNADGIELGRVEEETKIRMEEITEIRQFLRDCNEPSQYLEQEKVERLNAIGKMTYQGEDGTPQPYLTADELENLSIRKGSINQRERNKIKEHAFITLKMLQQIPFTKKIKNIPHFAAAHHECIDGSGYPLGLKGDEIPFEGKLMAVTDIAEALTASDRPYKPVLSLCNVHDILRAMAKEGKLDPDLVELFIEERVYEEYKRKHEPDFQQKSEKLSLLNANPKNNTSSSVSQEPLKVLLPILKLSKEAV, encoded by the coding sequence TTGAAGAAAGAAACGAAACCTACTTTCAGTCCTTCGTCGCCGTCGTCCTATGATGAAGCTCTGAATAATTTACTAGGCAGTGTTGTTCAGGATGTGAAGAATTACGCGGACCGCCTGCATTCCCAGATTCGGAAACTTTCTGATATTGGCCGGGCATTGTCGAGTGTTACCGATATCAACGTTCTATTGGAAATGATCGTCGATCAGGCAAGAAACTTTACCAATGCCGATGCCGGAACCCTGTATATCCTGGAAGGGAATCAGCTCCGTTTTAAAATCGTCCAAAACGACAGCCTGAATATTCGCATGGGAGGAAAAAATGGCGATGCCATCCCCTTTCCTCCGGTTGAATTAAAGGAATCAAATGTTTCCGCTTTTGTGGCCTTGAACGGAATCTCAGTAAACATCCCCGACGTTTACGATACAACCCTGTTTGATTTTACCGATCCTAAGAATTTTGACCGAGCCACCGGCTACAGGACCCAATCCATGCTGGTGGTCTTATTGAAAAATCACGACGACGACATCATCGGCGTCTTGCAACTTCTCAACGCCAGGCATGCAGATACCAGTCAGGTTGTGCCCTTTTCAGCAGACTGCGAAAACCTGACTGAAGGTCTGGCCTCACAGGCCGCCATTTCCATATCAAAAATAAATTTGATCAATAATATGGAGAACCTGTTTGAAGCTTTCGTGAAGGTGATGGCCACGGCCATTGATGAAAAATCACCCAACACCGGCGGTCATATCCGCAGGGTGGCCCATTTAACTCTGACCATGGCAGAGGTCATTCATCGAAAAAATGAGGGTTGTTTCAAGGATGTGTTCTTCGATAGCGAGTCCATGCGTGAATTGCGGATTGCCGCCTGGATGCATGATATTGGCAAGGTGACCACCCCGGTTGAGATCATGGAAAAGTCCACAAAATTACAAACCATCTTTGACCGCATACACCTCATTGACCTCAGAATGCTATTTTTGCTGGAAAGGGCTCAAAGGGAGGGCCTGGAGAAAAAGATCAAATGGATTCAAAAAAACGCCGATGGGATTGAGTTGGGAAGAGTGGAGGAAGAAACCAAGATCCGAATGGAAGAAATCACTGAAATCCGTCAATTTCTTCGCGACTGCAATGAGCCCAGTCAATATCTTGAGCAAGAAAAAGTAGAACGGCTGAATGCCATCGGGAAGATGACCTATCAGGGCGAAGATGGAACGCCTCAACCCTACCTCACGGCGGATGAGCTGGAAAATTTATCCATTCGTAAAGGAAGTATTAACCAGCGGGAGCGGAATAAAATCAAGGAGCACGCATTCATAACTCTAAAGATGCTTCAACAGATTCCGTTCACCAAGAAAATTAAAAATATTCCTCATTTTGCGGCGGCGCATCATGAATGCATCGATGGTAGCGGATACCCCTTGGGGTTGAAAGGCGATGAAATTCCTTTCGAGGGTAAATTAATGGCGGTGACTGACATTGCCGAAGCGTTGACGGCTTCAGACCGCCCTTACAAACCTGTACTCAGTTTGTGCAATGTTCACGACATTTTGAGAGCAATGGCAAAAGAAGGGAAGTTGGACCCGGACCTGGTTGAGTTGTTCATTGAAGAGCGGGTTTATGAAGAGTATAAAAGGAAACACGAACCTGATTTTCAGCAGAAGTCCGAGAAATTATCTCTTTTAAATGCCAACCCAAAAAATAACACATCAAGCTCCGTTTCACAGGAACCGTTAAAAGTTCTGCTACCAATTTTAAAACTATCCAAGGAAGCGGTTTGA
- a CDS encoding aldolase catalytic domain-containing protein, with amino-acid sequence MYRKEIKVLDCTIRDGGLMNNHLFEDDLVRRVFQAVNNSGVDYIELGYKADEKQFNREEFGPMKFCSEKDLERVVGDTEKKCKISVMADIGRFDPAEILPASESYVDMMRVASYVKDIDKAIDLVNTLKSKGYETTINIMAVSHARERELDEALEQVEKESEVDVVYLVDSFGALYSEQIAYLAKKYRDILKTRELGIHAHNNQQLAFANTIEAIIQNINYLDGTILGIGRAAGNCPLELILGFLKNPKFNIRPILKVLETDFVKLQQEIEWGYNIPYMITGVLDVHPRAAMKLRKSESKDDYLSFYEKLTNEAAI; translated from the coding sequence ATGTACCGTAAAGAAATCAAAGTATTAGATTGTACCATCCGTGATGGTGGTTTGATGAATAATCACCTGTTTGAAGATGATTTGGTCCGCCGTGTATTTCAGGCCGTGAATAATTCTGGAGTGGATTATATTGAACTGGGTTATAAAGCCGACGAAAAACAATTCAATAGAGAAGAATTCGGGCCCATGAAGTTTTGCTCGGAAAAGGATCTCGAGCGAGTTGTCGGAGATACTGAAAAAAAATGTAAAATTTCCGTCATGGCAGATATCGGCCGCTTTGATCCCGCAGAAATTTTACCTGCCAGCGAAAGTTATGTCGATATGATGCGCGTTGCCTCCTATGTCAAAGACATCGACAAAGCCATTGATCTGGTTAATACTCTAAAATCCAAGGGGTATGAAACAACCATCAACATCATGGCCGTATCCCATGCCCGTGAACGTGAATTGGATGAAGCGCTTGAACAAGTGGAAAAAGAAAGTGAAGTCGATGTTGTTTACCTCGTGGATAGTTTCGGCGCCCTTTATTCAGAACAAATAGCCTACCTTGCAAAGAAATATAGAGATATTTTAAAGACCCGCGAATTAGGCATACACGCTCATAATAATCAGCAATTGGCATTCGCTAACACCATTGAGGCTATCATTCAAAATATCAATTACCTGGATGGAACCATTTTAGGTATAGGGCGTGCCGCTGGAAACTGTCCTCTCGAGTTGATTTTAGGATTTTTGAAAAATCCGAAATTTAATATTCGCCCGATTCTTAAAGTTCTGGAGACGGATTTTGTCAAACTGCAACAGGAAATAGAGTGGGGCTATAACATTCCTTATATGATAACCGGTGTGTTGGATGTACACCCCAGAGCGGCAATGAAACTGAGAAAATCTGAAAGTAAGGACGATTATCTCAGTTTTTATGAAAAATTAACCAATGAAGCTGCTATCTAA
- a CDS encoding EVE domain-containing protein — MNYWLVKQEPSKYSWEQFVQDGETYWDGVRNYQARNNLQAMKKGDLVLFYHSVVGKEIKGIAEVTKTAYQDPTTDDTRWVVVNLKPEVTMSRPVTLGEIKAHPDLQSIALVKQSRLSVTPLTEADFQIILNLGNTKFKRSSKN, encoded by the coding sequence ATGAACTATTGGCTGGTAAAACAAGAACCCTCAAAATATAGCTGGGAGCAATTTGTTCAGGATGGAGAAACCTACTGGGATGGTGTGAGAAACTATCAGGCTCGCAATAACCTGCAAGCGATGAAAAAAGGGGATCTCGTTCTTTTTTATCACAGTGTGGTTGGAAAAGAGATCAAGGGAATCGCGGAGGTCACAAAAACGGCATATCAGGACCCCACGACCGATGACACCCGTTGGGTGGTGGTAAATTTGAAACCGGAAGTGACGATGAGCAGGCCGGTCACTCTGGGTGAAATCAAAGCTCACCCTGATCTTCAATCCATCGCCCTTGTTAAACAATCGCGCCTGTCAGTAACCCCCTTAACGGAAGCGGATTTCCAAATCATCCTAAACTTAGGAAATACTAAATTCAAAAGAAGTTCTAAGAACTAA